The sequence AACCCAGCCACCTGAACCATTTCCGTATCCGTGGCAAAAGCATAGCGGAGCAAACATTAAACTGGCAAAACCACCAGAAAAAGCACCGAGCTTTATCACCAAAACGCCATTGACGACACCTCAATCTGTTACATTTAGGCAGCAAAGGCCGATTCCGAATCCGGCATTAGTTAATCCATGTCCAGAAGAGAATTTTGAGCCTTCCCAGATGCAATTTGCATCTCGACGAGTCATGTCACGCGATCTTCCGGAGTTTGATGGAAAGCCCGAAGATTGGCCTATATTCTTCAGTCAATATAATGTCACCACTCAGAGCTGTGGATTCAGTAATGCAGAAAATTTGATAAGGCTTCAAAGATGCCTTAAGGGGCATGCGCGCGAGTCGGTGCGCAGTCGATTGTTGCTGCCCGAGTCTGTACCCAACGTTATAGAAACCCTACGGATGTTATATGGACGTCCTGGTATCTTGATAAAAACGCTCTTGAATCGAGTACGGCAGGCACCCGCACCTAGGATGGAACGACTTGAGACACTGATCGAATTCGGAGTGGAATTACAGGGATTATGCGATCACCTGATAGCAGCAGGAGAGGAAACACACTTGAATAATCCAGCCCTGTTACAAGAATTGGAAGACAAACTGCCTGCTCAGTTGAAGCTTCAGTGGGCTATGTACAAGCAAACCGTGTCCAGGGTTACACTGAAGACTTTCTCCGAATACATGTCTCACATGGTATCAGCGGCAAGTCAGGTCACTACCTTTGTCAAGGATGACCATGATCATCGCGAAggaaatagaaaaaataaatggaaaCAAAAGGAGAAGGGTATGTTGCATGCTCATAATGCGAGTGCCGAAATAAAGTCTCAATTCGGGAAGCAAAATAATGAACGAGTCTGTTTTGTTTGTCATAAATCCAATCATCTCATGAAGGAATGTAAACAGTTTCTGGAATTACCAGTGGACGGTCGCTGGCAACGAGTGCATCAATTGAAACTTTGTCGGACGTGTCTCAATCAACATGCCAAAGGCCGATGTCGTTTAACAAACAAATGTGGTGTCGATGGTTGTGAATTTAGACACCATCCGTTATTGCACTCTAAAAACGAAAACAGTGCTGTCTGTACTTCTTCTGCGGAAAATCATTCCCACAGGGAGCGAGGTTTTGAAACACTTTTCCGAGTTGTGCCGGTTACGCTCCACGGAAAGAATAGTTCGGTGAAAACGTTTGCATTTTTAGATGACGGATCGTCACTAACGCTCGTAGAACAGTCGATTGCTGATCAACTAGGTGAAAGTGGACCCAAAGGTGAACTTCTTCTTTCGTGGACTGGAGATGTATCTCGAAGTGAAGTCAACTCACAAACCGTAACGTTTCATATCTCAGGAACGTCATCAGACAAAATGTTTAAAGTTTCACGGGCTAGAACGGTTTCCAAGCTTAAACTTCCAATACAGACACTGAACATGGCATCTCTATCGTATCAGTACCCCTATCTAAAAGGATTACCTGTTGAGGAATATTCCAATGCGTCTCCTGGAATACTTATCGGTTTAGATCAGCTCCATCTTTCCTTACCATTGAAAAGCAGAGAAGGTAAAATGGGTGAGCCAGTCGCTACAAAAACTCGCCTCGGTTGGTGTATATTCGGTGGCCTACGTGCAACAACTGCATTTGGCCTTTCCTGTCATATACACGAAACGTCAGAAAAAGGTCTACACGAAATCGTTAAAGAATACTTTGGGCAAGAGGATGCCGGAGCTGGGACGATACTGGAGTCGTCCGATGAAATACGTGCGAGGAATATTCTCGCTAGAACTACTGTACGAGTGTCGGGTCGGTTTGAGACCGGTCTGTTATGGCGATATGACCAGTTCGAATTCCCCGAGAGTTATCAGATGGCTCTTCGTCGATTAGAAGGTCTCGAGCGTAGAATGTCACGAGATACAGCACTAcgagaaaatgtaaacaaacagaTCCAGGAATATCAACGTAAAGGATATGCTCACCGTGCGTCAAAGGAGGAGCTTGAAAACGCAGATATGAGAAGAGTCTGGTATCTTCCGCTTGGAGTTGTGACAAATCCGAAGAAACCAGCTAAAGTCAGATTGATCTGGGATGCGgctgcaaaagtgcacggagtttCGCTTAATTCGGTTCTGTTGAAAGGGCCTGATTTGATGATACCGCTTTTGGAGGTTCTGTTTCGTTTTCGTGAGCGGTCAGTTGCGGTGAGTGGAGATATTTCCGAAATGTTCCACCAGATTCGCATTCGTACTGAAGACCGCCATTCTCAACGCTTCCTATGGCGAGAGGAGCCTGACACTGAACCAGAAATTTTCCTAATGGATGTAGCGACCTTCGGCTCTACCTGTTCGCCCTGCTCAGCGCAATATATAAAAAACAGAAACGCTGAAGACTTCGTCGCTCAGTACCCAAGAGCAGTTGAAACCATAATCCGGTCGCATTATGTAGACGATCTTTTAGATAGCTTTGAAACGATCGAGGAAGCCAAGAGAGTCTCAGAGGAGGTCAAAATGATTCATGCAGCCGCCGGGTTCAAAATTCATGGCTGGCTTTCCAATAAACAAGAAGTCGTCTGTCATTTAGGCGATAGGACGGTTACACCCGTAAAAGATCTTGCTTTGGACAAGGGTGACACTACTGATCGAGTACTCGGTATGCGCTGGATGACAGTCGATGACGTGATTGGCTTTTCAACGGTAATGCGGGCTGAGATAGCAGCTATTATAAATCGAGGCCAAAAGCCTACCAAGCGACAAGTATTAAGGTGTGTCATGTGTCTGTTCGACCCTCTTGGGCTTTTAGCGGCATATTCGGTACATGGAAAAATACTTATTCAGCAGATCTGGCGATCAGGAGTGGACTGGGATGACCCAATCGACAACCTATCGTTTGAGCGGTAGAAGGTAAAATGGGTGAGCCAGTCGCTACAAAAACTCGCCTCGGTTGGTGTATATTCGGTGGCCTAC comes from Malaya genurostris strain Urasoe2022 chromosome 3, Malgen_1.1, whole genome shotgun sequence and encodes:
- the LOC131434166 gene encoding uncharacterized protein LOC131434166; translated protein: MIEMEIAAERKKILEEEELEQTFLKEKYEVLEREEEADGKSVITKMSKTPTSVEKVNHWLRNDGHKKPDNSSVTGAIETAPNPKFPVLNENNVDSTPLTAENSNPLLETPIDSGSVKTVTSQVPTTQGNFLESTRSASTLTQPPEPFPYPWQKHSGANIKLAKPPEKAPSFITKTPLTTPQSVTFRQQRPIPNPALVNPCPEENFEPSQMQFASRRVMSRDLPEFDGKPEDWPIFFSQYNVTTQSCGFSNAENLIRLQRCLKGHARESVRSRLLLPESVPNVIETLRMLYGRPGILIKTLLNRVRQAPAPRMERLETLIEFGVELQGLCDHLIAAGEETHLNNPALLQELEDKLPAQLKLQWAMYKQTVSRVTLKTFSEYMSHMVSAASQVTTFVKDDHDHREGNRKNKWKQKEKGMLHAHNASAEIKSQFGKQNNERVCFVCHKSNHLMKECKQFLELPVDGRWQRVHQLKLCRTCLNQHAKGRCRLTNKCGVDGCEFRHHPLLHSKNENSAVCTSSAENHSHRERGFETLFRVVPVTLHGKNSSVKTFAFLDDGSSLTLVEQSIADQLGESGPKGELLLSWTGDVSRSEVNSQTVTFHISGTSSDKMFKVSRARTVSKLKLPIQTLNMASLSYQYPYLKGLPVEEYSNASPGILIGLDQLHLSLPLKSREGKMGEPVATKTRLGWCIFGGLRATTAFGLSCHIHETSEKGLHEIVKEYFGQEDAGAGTILESSDEIRARNILARTTVRVSGRFETGLLWRYDQFEFPESYQMALRRLEGLERRMSRDTALRENVNKQIQEYQRKGYAHRASKEELENADMRRVWYLPLGVVTNPKKPAKVRLIWDAAAKVHGVSLNSVLLKGPDLMIPLLEVLFRFRERSVAVSGDISEMFHQIRIRTEDRHSQRFLWREEPDTEPEIFLMDVATFGSTCSPCSAQYIKNRNAEDFVAQYPRAVETIIRSHYVDDLLDSFETIEEAKRVSEEVKMIHAAAGFKIHGWLSNKQEVVCHLGDRTVTPVKDLALDKGDTTDRVLGMRWMTVDDVIGFSTVMRAEIAAIINRGQKPTKRQVLRCVMCLFDPLGLLAAYSVHGKILIQQIWRSGVDWDDPIDNLSFER